The following proteins are co-located in the Camelina sativa cultivar DH55 chromosome 12, Cs, whole genome shotgun sequence genome:
- the LOC104732276 gene encoding selenium-binding protein 2-like: MPGLITDFLISLDDRFLYFVNWLHGDVRQYNIEDPKNPVLTGQIWVGGLLKKGSPVKVVGEDGNTYQIDVPQIKGNSLRGGPQMIQLSLDGKRLYATNSLFSAWDRQFYPEIMEKGSHIIQIDVDTDKGGLTLNPDLFVDFGDEPDGPALAHEMRYPGGDCTSDIWI, from the exons ATGCCTGGGCTTATCACCGACTTCTTGATCTCCCTAGATGACCGATTTCTCTACTTTGTGAACTGGCTCCATGGAGACGTTCGTCAGTACAACATCGAGGACCCTAAGAACCCTGTCTTAACAGGACAAATTTGGGTCGGAGGGTTACTAAAAAAGGGCAGTCCTGTTAAGGTGGTTGGAGAAGACGGTAACACTTATCAAATTGATGTTCCTCAGATCAAG GGTAACTCTCTACGCGGAGGACCTCAAATGATCCAGCTGAGCCTTGATGGGAAACGTTTGTATGCAACAAACTCGCTGTTCAGCGCATGGGATCGTCAGTTTTACCCGGAAATCATGGAGAAAGGCTCACACATAATTCAAATTGATGTTGATACAGACAAAGGTGGTCTCACCTTAAACCCTGACTTGTTTGTAGACTTTGGTGATGAACCAGACGGTCCTGCGCTTGCCCATGAGATGAGATATCCAGGTGGAGACTGCACCTCAGATATCTGGATTTGA
- the LOC104732278 gene encoding uncharacterized protein LOC104732278 gives MEYYTFTENDEERVSGNHHVKNTWVKERYESDEEDGEVNKLILKEDEETKDMVTSPSGERMMLTSKVRYLNYGALKHDTGAPAASGGGGRALPLPSNRYHRGHPKYYRCRG, from the coding sequence ATGGAGTACTACACATTTACCGAAAACGACGAAGAACGTGTATCGGGAAATCATCACGTGAAGAACACGTGGGTGAAAGAACGTTACGAgagcgatgaagaagatggagaggtGAACAAACTTATCCtaaaggaagatgaagaaactaaGGATATGGTGACATCACCGAGTGGTGAGAGGATGATGTTGACGAGTAAGGTTAGGTATCTCAACTATGGAGCTCTCAAACATGACACGGGGGCTCCGGCAGCTTCCGGTGGTGGAGGAAGAGCCTTGCCTCTTCCGTCGAACAGGTACCACCGTGGCCACCCCAAGTACTACAGATGCAGGGGTTGA
- the LOC109127972 gene encoding selenium-binding protein 2-like → MPGLITDFLISLDDRFLYFVNWLHGDVRQYNIEDPKNPVLTGQIWVGGLLKKGSPVKVVGEDGNTYQIDVPQIKGNSLRGGPQMIQLSLDGKRLYATNSLFSAWDRQFYPEIMEKGSHIIQIDVDTDKGGLTLNPDLFVDFGDEP, encoded by the exons ATGCCTGGGCTTATCACCGACTTCTTGATCTCCCTAGATGACCGATTTCTCTACTTTGTGAACTGGCTCCATGGAGACGTTCGTCAGTACAACATCGAGGACCCTAAGAACCCTGTCTTAACAGGACAAATTTGGGTCGGAGGGTTACTAAAAAAGGGCAGTCCTGTTAAGGTGGTTGGAGAAGACGGTAACACTTATCAAATTGATGTTCCTCAGATCAAG GGTAACTCTCTACGCGGAGGACCTCAAATGATCCAGCTGAGCCTTGATGGGAAACGTTTGTATGCAACAAACTCGCTGTTCAGCGCATGGGATCGTCAGTTTTACCCGGAAATCATGGAGAAAGGCTCACACATAATTCAAATTGATGTTGATACAGACAAAGGTGGTCTCACCTTAAACCCTGACTTGTTTGTAGACTTTGGTGATGAACCA